The window GTGGGGAACCTGCTGCAATAAATGCAACTACAATTTTAGCTGCGTTTTTAGCTGCGTCAGAGTCTGGTCCGATTGAAGTTGCAGTGTATGCACCTACATCGAAAGTTTTGTCTCCAGCTGCTTCAAGACCTTTTTTGATCATAGGCATTGCTGCTTCATAATCTTTAGGGTTGGAAGCGTTAATTAATACACCATCAGCGATTTCTCCAGCGGTTTCTAACATTTTAGGTCCTTGTGCTCCCATGTACACAGGAATGTGTTCTTGGACAGCTTTTACTCCACCTAATTGTGCTCCGCCTTCAGTTTTGTCACCAGCTAATAAAGCGTTAATATCAGCGATAGCTGCTTTAATAGTTGATACAGGTTTAGTCCATTCAATTCCTAAAGCATCGAAAGTTGCTTTGTCACCAGGACCAATACCGAAGGTAGCTCTTCCGTTGGAAATTTCGTCAATAGTTGCGATTGCGGAAGCAGAAATTGCAGGGCTTCTTACGTATGGGTTGGTTACACCAGGACCCATTTTAATGGTTTCAGTATTTGCTGCAAGTAATGCTAAAGTTTCGTATACGTTTTTATTGTTGTAGTGGTCTGTGATCCAAGCGTATTCAAAACCGACATCTTCTGCTAATTTTACTAATTTTACAATTTCATCTAAAGGTTGATTTGGTACGAATTCTATACCGAACTTCATATTTTATCACCAATTATATTTTTAGTTGACCTATATATAAAGTAATTATTATTTGAATTAGATAGAAAGTTTTAAATATTATTTATGTTGGTAGGGGTTTGGGGTTATAAAAAAATTGATTGTATTATTTAAAATATTTTTCGTAATACTTGATTTGTTTGTTGATGTACTAATTAAAAATTAAAAAATTTGATTTATATTTTTTATTATAATTAGTTTTTAAACAATTTTAATATAAAATAATACTTATTTCTTATTAAATAGGATTATATATTTTTATTTTAAAATTATAATATATTTTGCAATATTTTTTAATTGATTTTGTTAATACTATTTGTCTCTGT is drawn from uncultured Methanobrevibacter sp. and contains these coding sequences:
- the mer gene encoding 5,10-methylenetetrahydromethanopterin reductase, translating into MKFGIEFVPNQPLDEIVKLVKLAEDVGFEYAWITDHYNNKNVYETLALLAANTETIKMGPGVTNPYVRSPAISASAIATIDEISNGRATFGIGPGDKATFDALGIEWTKPVSTIKAAIADINALLAGDKTEGGAQLGGVKAVQEHIPVYMGAQGPKMLETAGEIADGVLINASNPKDYEAAMPMIKKGLEAAGDKTFDVGAYTATSIGPDSDAAKNAAKIVVAFIAAGSPPPVIERHGLPDGFNTQMGDFLAKGDFGGAIGAVTDEALDAFSVCGTPDEFIPKIEGLAEMGVTQYVAGSPVGKNVEESIKLLGEVIASF